In one window of Erwinia tasmaniensis Et1/99 DNA:
- a CDS encoding YfgG family protein: protein MNNAMLLRKRNKTSHLTRVILLVSFIILLARLIYVVPGAIQHHQQKKLSSETPVSVVK, encoded by the coding sequence GTGAATAACGCTATGTTATTAAGAAAACGTAACAAGACCAGTCACCTCACCCGCGTTATTTTGCTTGTCAGCTTTATCATTTTGCTGGCACGGCTGATATATGTTGTTCCCGGTGCAATTCAGCATCACCAACAAAAAAAACTCTCATCGGAAACGCCTGTCAGCGTTGTTAAATAA
- the mgtE gene encoding magnesium transporter yields the protein MPLAPSHVQQLAEVRSRILNLLLSDKDLVDTLLERPRRESPAEADIHQQQVEEIKQTLPLLHAADIADLLEALPEDERLALWRLIGNDRRGHVLLEASENVWESLIEEMSDRDLLRAIKPLDIDEQAYLAKYLSRDLTGRLLTSLDPALRSNVLEVMDFDRDRVGRIMDFKLVTVRADVTLATVQRFLRRKKTIPDGTDKLFITDKNNMLLGELPLTDILLNTPEKRVFEVMNNRPTSFLIDDKAEDAAGAFERYNLISAAVIDARGKLMGRVTIDDVVDLVREENDSNIRKMGGVNPEEDVFAPIRKSVRNRWAWLAINLCTAFVASRVIGLFENTISQLVALATLMPIVAGIGGNTGNQTITMIVRAMALHQVEPANFSFLVGRELGVALINGIFWGGVMGGITWAMYGNPELGGVMMLAMLLNLLLAALMGVLIPLLLIKLKRDPAVGSSVLITALTDTGGFFIFLGLATIFLLH from the coding sequence ATGCCTTTAGCCCCTTCTCATGTCCAGCAATTGGCTGAAGTCCGTAGCCGCATTCTTAATCTGCTGCTATCTGATAAAGATCTTGTCGATACCCTTCTGGAGCGTCCACGGCGTGAATCACCTGCTGAAGCAGACATTCATCAGCAGCAGGTTGAGGAGATTAAGCAAACATTACCGCTGCTGCACGCCGCTGATATCGCCGACCTGCTGGAAGCATTGCCCGAAGACGAACGCCTGGCGCTCTGGCGGCTGATAGGTAACGACCGACGTGGTCATGTACTGCTCGAAGCCTCGGAAAACGTCTGGGAAAGTCTGATTGAGGAGATGAGCGACCGCGACCTGTTACGTGCTATCAAGCCCCTTGATATCGACGAACAGGCCTACCTGGCCAAATATCTGTCGCGCGATCTAACGGGCCGACTGCTGACATCGCTCGACCCGGCACTGCGTTCAAACGTACTGGAGGTCATGGACTTTGATCGCGACCGCGTCGGCCGCATCATGGATTTCAAACTGGTCACGGTACGTGCCGACGTGACGTTAGCGACCGTACAACGTTTCCTGCGTCGCAAAAAAACCATTCCAGACGGCACCGATAAACTGTTTATCACCGATAAGAACAATATGCTGCTGGGCGAGCTGCCGCTGACGGATATTTTGTTGAATACGCCGGAAAAACGGGTGTTCGAAGTGATGAATAACAGACCAACCAGCTTTCTTATCGATGATAAGGCTGAAGATGCTGCCGGGGCGTTCGAGCGTTATAACCTGATTTCTGCGGCCGTCATCGATGCCAGAGGGAAACTGATGGGCCGTGTCACCATTGATGATGTGGTCGACCTGGTGCGTGAAGAGAACGACAGCAATATCCGAAAAATGGGGGGTGTGAACCCCGAAGAGGATGTTTTTGCACCCATCAGAAAATCGGTGCGAAACCGCTGGGCCTGGCTGGCAATTAATCTGTGTACCGCCTTCGTTGCTTCGCGGGTCATTGGTCTGTTTGAAAACACCATTTCACAGCTGGTGGCGCTGGCCACGCTGATGCCGATCGTTGCGGGAATTGGTGGCAACACCGGCAACCAGACGATTACGATGATCGTGCGCGCAATGGCGCTTCATCAGGTAGAACCGGCCAACTTCTCCTTTTTAGTCGGGCGCGAACTGGGCGTTGCCCTGATCAACGGCATATTCTGGGGCGGCGTCATGGGAGGCATCACCTGGGCGATGTATGGTAACCCGGAACTGGGTGGCGTAATGATGCTGGCGATGCTGCTTAACCTGCTGCTGGCAGCGCTGATGGGCGTATTGATCCCGCTGCTGCTGATTAAGTTGAAACGCGATCCGGCGGTAGGCTCCAGCGTATTGATCACCGCTCTGACCGATACCGGCGGCTTCTTTATCTTCCTCGGGCTGGCGACAATTTTTCTTCTTCACTAA
- a CDS encoding MFS transporter has protein sequence MSSSSAVHPTGKREEKAWRRTVWRILPILTISYIFAYLDRINVSIAKLHMSGDLAFSETVYGLGAGIFFIGFFFFQIPGNILLQRIGARRMLAALLISWAAIAPLTALVTTPGQFYTVRFLLGLTESAFYPGVILYLSMWFPSYRRGKIFALFAAAVPLSGLLGGPISGWIMTSSHQHLGMAGWQWLFILQGTPSLLIGLLLFWLLPERIEHAGWLDPEEKSLLNARLQEDAVQDTATAQATLNSVLCNGRLWLLTFIYFCLIAGFYTVSFWLPTLVQNAGTQDVFTVGLLTAIPYTAAIITMLVAARSADRHRERRWHLAIIATVGAVGMVTSALYSDNLWVAMFGLTLGAAGSLSTLPLFWSLPTAFLGGTMAAVGIALINSFGNLAGFVAPYLMGVLTDLTHSTLSGMLIISCTLLVGAGAIFFIPGRIVNR, from the coding sequence ATGAGTTCATCAAGCGCAGTTCACCCAACGGGTAAACGGGAAGAGAAGGCATGGAGGCGTACCGTCTGGCGCATCTTACCAATTCTGACCATCAGTTATATTTTCGCCTATCTCGACCGCATCAACGTCAGCATTGCCAAATTGCACATGTCCGGCGATCTCGCCTTTTCTGAAACCGTTTACGGGCTGGGTGCCGGCATCTTCTTTATCGGTTTTTTCTTTTTCCAGATCCCAGGTAACATTCTTCTGCAACGCATTGGGGCGCGTCGTATGCTGGCCGCGCTGCTGATATCCTGGGCAGCGATCGCCCCACTTACCGCGCTGGTCACCACGCCAGGCCAGTTTTATACGGTTCGCTTTCTGCTTGGTCTGACCGAGTCCGCTTTCTATCCTGGCGTGATCCTCTATCTTTCGATGTGGTTCCCTTCTTATCGGCGCGGAAAAATATTTGCCCTGTTTGCCGCCGCCGTGCCGCTATCCGGGTTGCTCGGCGGCCCGATTTCCGGCTGGATTATGACCAGTTCCCACCAGCATTTAGGAATGGCAGGCTGGCAGTGGCTGTTTATCCTTCAGGGCACACCTTCATTGCTTATTGGCTTGCTGCTCTTCTGGCTACTCCCGGAACGCATTGAGCATGCCGGCTGGCTGGATCCTGAAGAAAAGTCGTTGCTGAACGCTCGCCTACAGGAAGATGCGGTGCAGGACACGGCGACCGCACAGGCAACGCTGAACAGCGTGCTGTGTAACGGCAGACTGTGGCTGCTCACCTTTATCTATTTTTGCCTGATTGCCGGTTTCTACACCGTCAGCTTCTGGCTACCCACCCTGGTACAGAACGCCGGAACCCAGGATGTGTTTACCGTTGGCTTGCTGACAGCCATTCCCTACACGGCGGCCATTATCACCATGCTGGTGGCGGCCAGAAGCGCGGACAGGCACCGCGAGCGCCGCTGGCATTTAGCGATTATCGCCACAGTCGGGGCCGTGGGCATGGTGACCTCTGCCCTGTACAGCGACAACCTATGGGTGGCAATGTTTGGCCTGACGCTCGGTGCAGCGGGTAGCCTGAGCACTCTGCCGCTGTTCTGGAGCCTGCCAACGGCTTTCCTCGGGGGCACCATGGCGGCAGTCGGTATTGCGCTGATTAATTCTTTCGGCAACCTTGCCGGGTTTGTCGCCCCGTACCTGATGGGGGTACTCACCGATCTGACCCACTCCACGCTGAGCGGCATGCTGATCATTTCCTGCACGCTGTTGGTCGGCGCTGGGGCGATATTTTTTATCCCCGGCCGCATCGTTAACCGCTAA
- a CDS encoding sensor domain-containing phosphodiesterase, whose translation MKKTRMLEKFTARWWGLPLLLALVMLPVASALSVRLWISDGYVYLIYLPIAMMIAMLMVFDWRAFPGIAVALCFHYLGRYTVPQVLVLVGMFLASLAAGWWGYRTQIKTRWSVSPGELSQVSIRLIWLVLVISTLFVILTQLVLPIGILPLHYSVFVDDSFSLRALLNYQSLLLASLGTVPLFYFSLRLLRNPRFIIMLKNRCQRQISAGVTWREFLLWLVLLMSLLIMLTLFRANQDNLLTTEYGLPLLLPLMLWAALRFGYLFTSLSWGILLVVLYQLRDRFMDLTVMKPYNLLVISAYLLVFTLVILLMSAISTRQRQLLTRAKELALTDPIIGLPNLRALNKDLAFVSCSSLCFLRIPDLDRLSRTYGLRLRIQYKRSLAIYLRPNLFAGESIYQLPGFDLVIRLNHAVLQSRIEELEARIKSYHLSWDGLPIHPDIGLSYCTVNTPVLHLYELLGEMSALAETSLRSGHAVNLQQSTNVTVQRHITEKLAMLHDIQFALQNGSFQLMSQKICGVRGDDYYEILLRMVNTQGEYIQPASFIPVVQEFGLTWEVDRMVLEQALRFIHRHRDRLPGIRFAINLFAATLCRPQLTEEIASSLKTHGVEPWQLIIEVKESPMLSDNSWGNRSLAQLRKLGCRVAIDDFGTGYASYSRLKRAQVDMLKIDGSFVRNMLNNSLDYQIIVSICAVSRLKRMQIVAEFVQTEEVAEELRKLGVDYLQGEIVGMPIPLQDLASGTTEADEVLRP comes from the coding sequence ATGAAAAAAACGAGAATGCTGGAAAAGTTTACCGCTCGCTGGTGGGGATTGCCGCTGCTGCTCGCGCTGGTGATGCTACCCGTCGCTTCTGCATTGTCGGTGCGCCTCTGGATTTCAGATGGCTATGTCTATCTGATCTATTTACCCATCGCCATGATGATCGCTATGCTGATGGTGTTTGACTGGCGAGCTTTTCCAGGCATTGCTGTTGCTCTCTGCTTCCACTATTTAGGACGCTACACCGTGCCGCAGGTGTTAGTGCTTGTGGGAATGTTCCTTGCCTCATTAGCTGCGGGCTGGTGGGGCTATCGTACGCAAATTAAAACTCGCTGGAGCGTCAGTCCGGGCGAGCTGAGTCAGGTCAGCATTCGTTTGATCTGGCTGGTGTTGGTGATATCTACCCTGTTTGTGATTTTAACCCAGCTGGTGCTTCCTATCGGAATACTGCCGCTTCATTATTCGGTTTTTGTCGACGATTCATTCTCGCTGCGCGCCTTACTTAACTATCAGTCGTTACTACTGGCATCCCTGGGTACCGTACCCCTGTTCTATTTTTCACTGCGCCTGCTGCGTAACCCGCGATTTATCATCATGTTAAAGAACCGCTGCCAACGCCAGATTTCTGCGGGCGTAACGTGGCGAGAATTTTTGCTGTGGCTGGTGTTACTGATGTCACTGCTGATCATGCTGACGCTATTTAGGGCCAATCAGGATAACCTGCTGACGACCGAGTACGGTCTGCCGCTTTTATTACCGCTGATGCTATGGGCCGCGCTGCGTTTTGGATATCTTTTTACCTCGCTGAGTTGGGGCATACTGCTGGTCGTGCTTTATCAGCTGCGTGACCGTTTTATGGATCTGACGGTAATGAAGCCCTACAATCTGCTGGTTATTTCCGCCTATCTGTTGGTTTTTACGCTGGTGATTTTGCTGATGTCAGCGATAAGCACACGCCAGCGCCAATTGCTGACGCGCGCAAAAGAACTGGCGCTGACCGATCCGATCATCGGGCTGCCGAATTTACGCGCCCTGAATAAGGATCTGGCATTCGTTTCATGCTCCTCACTTTGCTTTCTGCGCATTCCCGACCTTGACCGGTTAAGTCGCACCTACGGACTGCGGCTGCGTATCCAGTACAAGCGGAGTCTGGCTATTTATCTGCGGCCTAATCTGTTTGCCGGCGAGAGCATTTATCAGCTGCCTGGCTTTGACCTGGTCATTCGCCTGAATCATGCCGTTCTTCAGTCACGTATTGAAGAGCTGGAGGCGCGCATTAAAAGTTATCACCTGAGCTGGGATGGTCTGCCGATCCATCCCGATATTGGTCTTAGCTACTGTACGGTGAATACGCCGGTACTACACCTGTATGAGTTGTTGGGTGAAATGAGCGCGTTGGCAGAAACCTCACTGCGCAGTGGCCACGCGGTCAATCTGCAACAGTCGACCAACGTCACGGTACAGCGCCATATCACGGAAAAGCTGGCGATGCTGCATGATATTCAGTTCGCCTTGCAGAACGGCAGTTTTCAATTGATGTCGCAAAAAATTTGCGGGGTCCGTGGCGACGATTACTATGAAATTTTGCTGCGTATGGTGAATACGCAGGGGGAATATATTCAACCCGCCAGTTTCATACCGGTGGTGCAGGAGTTTGGACTGACCTGGGAAGTGGACCGCATGGTGCTGGAGCAGGCGTTGCGATTTATTCATCGCCACCGCGATCGGCTGCCTGGGATCCGCTTCGCGATCAATTTATTCGCCGCCACGCTGTGCCGACCGCAGCTAACGGAGGAGATTGCTTCCAGCCTTAAAACCCACGGTGTGGAGCCCTGGCAGCTGATCATTGAAGTGAAAGAGTCGCCCATGCTGAGCGACAACAGCTGGGGTAACCGCTCGTTGGCCCAGTTACGGAAATTGGGGTGTCGCGTGGCGATTGATGATTTCGGCACGGGCTATGCCAGCTATTCACGCCTGAAACGGGCGCAGGTCGACATGCTGAAAATAGACGGGAGCTTCGTGCGCAATATGCTGAATAATAGTCTGGACTACCAGATAATCGTGTCTATTTGCGCGGTGTCGCGACTGAAGCGGATGCAGATCGTCGCGGAGTTTGTGCAAACGGAAGAGGTCGCCGAGGAGCTGCGTAAGCTGGGTGTCGACTACCTGCAGGGAGAAATCGTCGGTATGCCAATACCGTTGCAGGATCTGGCCTCTGGAACCACAGAGGCTGATGAGGTTCTCAGGCCTTAA
- a CDS encoding DUF1852 domain-containing protein — protein sequence MNKEFTFTIKSISFDENYNPSENTRITTNFANLARGNMRQENLRNTLAMIDHRFNTLAHWDNPNGDRYSVKLEIVSVEMDVEGKGNTFPVIEILKTNIIDRKTNEVFEGIVGNNFSSYVRDYDFSVLLLEHNKGKSEFSTPENFGDLHGNLFKCFVNSNEYKNNFHKSPVICLSVSNKNTYHRTEYQHPVLGFEYQQNKPSMTDHYFQKMGLRARYFMPANGVAPLAFYFSGDLTGDYTDLELISTISTMETFQRIYRPEIYNANSVAGKEYQPNLVNPDYALTQIVYDREERSQLAIEQGKFTEEHFIKPYRTILEQWSANNVL from the coding sequence ATGAATAAAGAATTTACATTTACGATTAAAAGCATTTCCTTCGATGAAAATTATAACCCATCCGAGAATACGCGTATCACGACCAACTTTGCTAATCTAGCCAGAGGTAACATGCGCCAGGAGAATTTGCGCAACACCTTAGCGATGATTGATCATCGTTTTAACACCCTGGCACATTGGGATAACCCCAATGGCGATCGTTACTCTGTCAAACTTGAGATCGTTTCCGTTGAAATGGACGTTGAAGGCAAAGGCAATACCTTCCCGGTGATTGAAATATTAAAAACGAATATTATCGATCGAAAAACCAACGAAGTCTTTGAAGGTATTGTTGGCAATAACTTTTCCTCTTACGTGCGAGATTATGACTTCAGCGTATTGCTTCTAGAGCACAACAAGGGGAAATCCGAGTTCAGCACCCCAGAAAACTTCGGTGATTTGCATGGAAACCTGTTTAAATGCTTCGTTAACTCAAATGAATACAAAAATAATTTCCATAAATCGCCTGTAATATGCCTGAGCGTCTCTAATAAAAATACCTATCATCGAACTGAGTACCAGCATCCAGTATTGGGCTTCGAATACCAGCAAAATAAACCGTCCATGACCGATCATTATTTCCAAAAAATGGGACTACGGGCCCGTTACTTCATGCCAGCAAACGGTGTTGCGCCTTTGGCTTTCTATTTTTCCGGTGATTTAACGGGCGATTACACGGATCTTGAGCTTATTAGCACCATCAGCACGATGGAGACGTTTCAGAGAATTTATCGACCTGAGATCTACAATGCCAATTCTGTAGCAGGAAAAGAATACCAGCCAAACCTGGTCAACCCGGATTATGCATTAACTCAAATTGTTTATGATCGAGAAGAACGTAGCCAGTTAGCTATTGAGCAGGGTAAGTTTACCGAAGAGCACTTCATCAAACCATACAGGACTATTCTTGAGCAATGGTCTGCTAATAACGTTCTCTGA
- a CDS encoding RluA family pseudouridine synthase, translated as MSTITDTFIAPPCVEEIEILYQDEHLALINKPAGLLSLSGKNPQNIDSVHHRLVRIFPGCTLVHRLDFGTSGLMLIARNKAINAALCQQFSQRKVAKMYSALLCGHLDNDGGVIDAAIAKDPALFPLMSICAIHGKPARSRYQVTARFYHALQDGTRLPLTRVQLTPETGRTHQLRIHCQQLGHPILGCDLYGGRLLPGTERTPRLMLHASELHFVHPIGGEEIKAHHPCPF; from the coding sequence ATGTCTACGATCACCGATACCTTTATAGCCCCGCCCTGTGTTGAAGAGATAGAGATCCTCTATCAGGACGAACACCTGGCGCTGATTAATAAACCCGCCGGGCTGCTCAGCCTTTCGGGGAAAAACCCGCAAAATATCGATTCCGTGCATCATCGGTTGGTACGGATATTCCCCGGCTGTACCCTGGTCCACCGCCTTGATTTTGGCACTTCCGGACTGATGTTGATCGCCCGTAATAAGGCTATTAATGCCGCCCTGTGTCAGCAGTTCAGCCAGCGCAAGGTCGCCAAAATGTACAGTGCGCTGCTCTGCGGGCACCTGGACAATGACGGAGGGGTTATCGATGCGGCGATTGCCAAAGATCCGGCGCTGTTCCCGCTGATGTCGATTTGCGCAATCCACGGCAAGCCCGCACGATCGCGCTACCAGGTCACCGCACGCTTTTACCACGCGTTGCAGGACGGCACACGACTACCGTTGACGCGGGTACAGCTAACCCCGGAAACTGGCCGCACGCATCAGCTACGCATTCACTGCCAGCAGTTGGGCCACCCCATTTTGGGCTGCGATTTGTATGGCGGCCGTCTGCTGCCGGGCACGGAACGGACGCCACGGCTGATGCTGCACGCCAGTGAACTGCATTTTGTGCATCCGATCGGCGGAGAAGAGATCAAAGCACATCACCCCTGCCCGTTCTGA
- the tehB gene encoding tellurite resistance methyltransferase TehB, translating into MTALAAYDLCTKYSLGTPHSELTEALPHIEGTRALDIGCAGGCNSLWLNAQGFDVTAWDNNAARLARLNTIVTAENISGVHSALHDLNGLRFNGAYDLVLSTDVMMFLQPTTVPQLIADMQASTVRDGYNLIVSAMDSRDYPCHESFSFTFRSGELSHYYRKWHIVKYNENVGQRHCTDKNGQPVPLRFATLLARKASVKA; encoded by the coding sequence ATGACCGCACTTGCTGCTTACGACCTTTGCACAAAATACTCGCTCGGCACGCCACACTCCGAATTAACAGAGGCGCTACCGCATATTGAGGGAACCCGCGCGCTCGACATTGGTTGTGCTGGCGGATGCAACTCACTCTGGCTAAATGCTCAAGGCTTCGACGTCACGGCCTGGGATAATAACGCGGCCAGACTCGCCCGCCTCAATACCATTGTCACTGCCGAGAATATTTCCGGGGTGCATAGCGCGCTGCACGATCTCAACGGGCTACGTTTCAACGGGGCTTATGATCTGGTGCTGTCTACGGATGTCATGATGTTTCTACAGCCGACAACCGTGCCGCAACTGATTGCCGATATGCAGGCCAGCACGGTGCGCGATGGCTACAACCTGATCGTGTCGGCCATGGACAGCCGCGACTATCCTTGTCACGAGAGCTTTTCGTTTACCTTCAGGTCCGGCGAACTGAGTCACTACTACCGCAAATGGCATATTGTTAAATACAATGAGAATGTCGGGCAGCGACATTGCACCGATAAAAACGGCCAGCCCGTCCCGTTGCGCTTTGCCACCCTGCTGGCACGGAAGGCCAGCGTTAAGGCCTGA
- a CDS encoding DUF2058 domain-containing protein — translation MTKLTLQEQMLKAGLVSSKKMAKVQRTAKKSRVQAREAREAVEENKKAQLERDQQLNEQQKQAALSKEYKAQVKQLIEMNRVVIAKGVIDFNFTDNNLIKKIAVDKTTQAQLVSGRLAIARLVNGHSAESEYAIIPAIVADKIAQRDASSIVLNSALSQDEENEEDPYADFKIPDDLMW, via the coding sequence ATGACAAAACTCACCTTACAAGAGCAGATGCTCAAAGCTGGGCTAGTGAGCAGCAAAAAAATGGCTAAAGTCCAAAGGACGGCTAAAAAATCACGCGTTCAGGCTCGTGAGGCAAGAGAGGCCGTGGAAGAAAATAAAAAAGCCCAGCTTGAGCGCGATCAGCAGCTAAACGAACAGCAAAAGCAGGCCGCCTTATCCAAAGAGTATAAGGCTCAGGTGAAGCAGCTTATTGAAATGAATCGGGTTGTGATTGCAAAAGGCGTCATCGATTTTAACTTCACAGATAATAACCTGATTAAAAAAATAGCTGTTGATAAGACCACGCAAGCTCAGCTGGTGAGCGGGCGTCTCGCCATTGCTCGCCTGGTTAACGGTCATAGCGCAGAGAGTGAATATGCGATTATCCCAGCGATCGTCGCGGATAAAATCGCGCAGCGTGATGCGAGCAGCATCGTATTGAATAGCGCACTCAGTCAGGATGAGGAAAATGAAGAAGATCCGTATGCCGACTTTAAAATTCCTGATGATTTGATGTGGTAA
- the denD gene encoding D-erythronate dehydrogenase: MHIVITGAAGLLGKKLVQALLTKGFLTNQRGQLEAIERITAIDIATLEGIVDPRLRSISADISQTSELESSIDARTDSVFHLAAIVSAQAEQDFELGMRINIDAARRMMDRLRHLPQRVRLVTTSSVAVFGGSLPLKVEDSRVWMPQSSYGTQKAVNDLLLADYSRRGFIDGRSLRMPTIVVRPGKPNAAASSFASAIIREPLNGAAANCPVNPLMRLWLMSPARAVQALIHGHELDVKRLDQGRVINLCGLSVTVAEMLASLQRLCGDETASRVSFQPDRAIEDIVNSWPGNFHADYAHRLGFQANASFDEIINEYLAELA; the protein is encoded by the coding sequence ATGCATATCGTTATCACCGGCGCTGCCGGGCTGCTGGGAAAAAAGCTGGTCCAGGCCCTGCTGACTAAAGGTTTCCTGACGAACCAACGGGGGCAATTAGAGGCGATAGAACGCATTACCGCTATTGATATCGCAACGCTGGAAGGGATCGTCGACCCGCGACTGCGTTCAATTAGTGCGGATATCAGTCAAACTTCTGAACTGGAATCGTCGATCGACGCCCGTACGGACAGCGTGTTTCACCTGGCGGCGATCGTGTCCGCTCAGGCGGAGCAGGATTTCGAACTGGGCATGAGGATCAACATCGATGCAGCACGTCGGATGATGGATCGCCTGCGCCATCTGCCACAGCGCGTCAGGCTGGTGACGACCAGTTCGGTGGCGGTGTTTGGGGGCAGCCTGCCGCTCAAGGTTGAGGACAGCAGAGTGTGGATGCCGCAGAGTTCCTACGGGACGCAGAAAGCGGTGAATGACCTGCTGCTGGCAGATTATAGCCGCAGGGGCTTTATCGACGGACGCAGTCTGCGGATGCCAACCATTGTGGTGCGTCCGGGCAAACCCAATGCGGCCGCATCCAGTTTCGCCAGCGCTATTATCCGCGAACCGCTTAATGGTGCAGCGGCCAACTGCCCGGTCAACCCTCTGATGCGATTGTGGCTGATGTCACCGGCCAGGGCAGTACAGGCACTGATCCATGGCCATGAACTGGATGTCAAACGGCTTGATCAGGGGCGAGTGATTAACCTGTGCGGCCTGTCGGTGACGGTGGCGGAGATGTTAGCATCGCTTCAGCGCCTGTGCGGTGATGAAACCGCATCGCGCGTCAGCTTCCAGCCGGATCGGGCAATTGAGGATATTGTCAATTCGTGGCCGGGTAATTTTCATGCTGATTATGCGCACAGGCTGGGTTTTCAGGCCAATGCCTCATTTGATGAAATCATAAATGAATATCTGGCGGAACTCGCCTGA
- a CDS encoding cold-shock protein: MAMNGTITTWFKDKGFGFIKDENGDNRYFHVIKVANPELIKKDAAVTFEPTTNSKGLSAYAVKVAPESKYICIAGERLKLASIRSYLVYSEEVPAETRIDKENTVLSVGVLMNSIRPKSAVEPGETRSLKKLAITTFQDTTLIFSEDEIDVDATVKMLKV; this comes from the coding sequence ATGGCGATGAACGGAACGATCACAACCTGGTTTAAAGATAAGGGTTTTGGATTTATAAAAGATGAAAACGGTGACAACCGCTATTTTCATGTGATTAAGGTTGCCAACCCCGAGCTGATTAAAAAAGATGCGGCGGTGACCTTTGAGCCCACTACGAATAGCAAGGGGCTGTCAGCTTATGCGGTGAAGGTCGCGCCGGAAAGCAAATACATCTGTATTGCGGGTGAGCGCCTTAAGCTTGCTTCGATCCGGTCTTACCTGGTTTATAGCGAAGAAGTGCCTGCCGAAACCCGTATCGATAAAGAAAATACCGTGCTTTCTGTGGGGGTACTGATGAATAGTATCAGGCCAAAATCAGCCGTTGAACCCGGCGAAACACGCTCGCTGAAGAAACTGGCGATCACCACCTTCCAGGACACGACGTTAATTTTCTCTGAAGATGAAATAGACGTAGATGCCACGGTGAAAATGCTGAAGGTCTGA